The following proteins are encoded in a genomic region of Syntrophorhabdales bacterium:
- a CDS encoding (2Fe-2S)-binding protein, whose translation MKDIRITVNGTAYELSVRPHATLLEVIREELGLTGTKEGCGVGECGACTVIMDGKTVNACLVLAPEANGKEITTIEGLAQGDRLDPIQEAFFEIGGLQCGFCTPGMIMSTKALLAETPEPTDQQIRKGLEGNFCRCTGYTKVFDSVREASRKIRR comes from the coding sequence TTTCGGTGAGGCCTCACGCCACGCTTCTTGAAGTGATAAGGGAAGAGCTGGGACTTACCGGCACAAAAGAGGGATGCGGCGTGGGAGAGTGCGGTGCCTGTACCGTCATCATGGATGGCAAGACAGTCAATGCTTGCCTTGTCCTTGCTCCTGAAGCGAACGGCAAAGAAATTACCACCATAGAGGGGCTCGCGCAAGGCGATAGGCTCGATCCGATCCAGGAGGCCTTTTTTGAGATAGGCGGACTTCAGTGCGGCTTCTGCACCCCCGGTATGATCATGTCGACAAAGGCCCTGCTTGCAGAAACGCCAGAGCCAACAGATCAGCAGATTCGCAAGGGCCTGGAAGGAAACTTCTGCCGCTGCACCGGTTATACAAAGGTATTTGATTCAGTCAGGGAAGCTTCCCGGAAAATTAGGAGGTAA
- a CDS encoding xanthine dehydrogenase family protein molybdopterin-binding subunit gives MDYAVIGQRVPRVDAREKVTGAAKYAADYSLPGMLWCKVLRSPVAHAKILNIDTSRAERLPGVKAIITAKDFGGWTWGFMATTRDEPPLAMDKVRYLHEAVAGVAAIDEEIAEEATELIKVEYEELPGVFDPEEAMKPGAPVIHAYRPNNVSVEYHWNYGDVEKAFAESYIVREDRFRTGRVTKGYLEPPASLAYYDPSGSITVWPAKQSPYFHYRHLAACFRLPLSKVRVVQPFIGGGFGGTKNDSVAADFCAVMASKKTGKPVKFVYSQEEELSTSKRRHSMITYSKMGATKDGLLTAVQVKVIAEGGGYTAIGPLSMYLAGASIAIPYKLNHFKYDGYRVFTNNPVCAAMRGHGITHTRFAHDLQMEMVAEELGIDFMEMRLRNAIDNPKPGTVYRTINDVTLKTCGMKEALNAIKQDPIWANKDHTPKKVGSTSFGVGISGTAYVGGARQLGHQACGAVIRLCEDGTVNLLTGATDCGQGSDTVLCMIAAEELGLKLDDVVIKRVDTAYTPCDPGSYGSRVTVLAGQATQIAAAEVKKQLLDTAAKTWSVKPEEIQIRNSIVSLKGNPDKSMTFENLSKIASYSGSGAVIMGKGYSSYGLEPLDFKTGAGNGGTSYSFTAQATRLGVDLETGHTTVTDFLIAHDCGRPLNPVGAETQNEGGAVQGLGQAIYEEFIIENGKTQNPTFLDYKMPRSMDVPDIRIIDIITDDPDGPYGSKEASEGSHVSAPPSVLSAIHDATGIWFKEQPVTPEKIVKALKDAGKWMK, from the coding sequence ATGGATTACGCAGTCATCGGACAGAGAGTCCCGAGGGTAGATGCAAGAGAAAAAGTTACTGGGGCTGCGAAGTATGCTGCCGATTATTCACTGCCCGGCATGCTCTGGTGCAAGGTGCTGCGCAGTCCTGTGGCACATGCGAAAATTCTCAATATCGATACAAGCAGGGCGGAGAGGCTGCCCGGCGTCAAAGCAATAATTACTGCGAAGGACTTCGGCGGATGGACGTGGGGCTTCATGGCCACCACGCGCGATGAGCCGCCGCTTGCCATGGACAAGGTGAGGTACCTCCATGAGGCTGTAGCTGGTGTTGCCGCTATCGATGAGGAGATCGCGGAAGAGGCAACCGAGCTGATCAAGGTCGAGTACGAAGAACTTCCCGGTGTCTTCGATCCTGAAGAGGCCATGAAGCCGGGGGCTCCGGTAATACACGCATACAGGCCGAACAACGTCAGTGTCGAGTACCACTGGAACTATGGGGACGTGGAGAAAGCATTCGCGGAAAGCTACATAGTGCGCGAGGACAGGTTCAGAACCGGCAGAGTCACCAAGGGCTATTTGGAACCGCCCGCATCGCTTGCGTACTACGACCCCAGCGGCTCCATCACTGTATGGCCCGCCAAGCAGAGCCCCTATTTTCACTATCGCCATCTGGCGGCTTGTTTCCGGCTGCCGCTCTCAAAAGTACGCGTGGTGCAGCCCTTCATCGGCGGGGGCTTTGGCGGCACAAAGAACGATTCGGTTGCCGCTGATTTCTGTGCAGTCATGGCTTCCAAGAAAACGGGGAAGCCCGTCAAGTTCGTCTACTCACAGGAAGAGGAGCTTTCTACATCGAAAAGGCGCCACTCGATGATTACGTACAGCAAGATGGGAGCCACAAAGGATGGTCTTCTCACGGCTGTCCAGGTCAAAGTCATTGCAGAAGGCGGTGGCTACACGGCGATCGGGCCTCTTTCGATGTATCTCGCCGGGGCTTCGATAGCGATTCCTTATAAGCTCAACCATTTCAAATACGACGGTTACCGTGTGTTCACGAACAACCCCGTCTGCGCAGCAATGCGAGGCCACGGCATCACCCACACCAGGTTTGCACACGATCTTCAGATGGAGATGGTTGCAGAAGAGCTGGGGATAGATTTCATGGAAATGAGGCTCCGCAACGCAATTGATAATCCCAAACCAGGCACAGTTTACAGGACGATCAATGACGTGACGCTTAAAACCTGCGGTATGAAAGAGGCACTCAACGCCATCAAGCAGGATCCTATCTGGGCCAATAAGGATCACACGCCCAAGAAGGTCGGCTCCACCTCGTTTGGTGTCGGTATATCAGGCACGGCATATGTAGGCGGAGCGCGTCAGCTTGGCCATCAGGCCTGTGGAGCAGTAATTCGCCTGTGCGAAGACGGAACGGTGAATCTCCTGACCGGCGCAACCGACTGCGGCCAGGGTTCCGACACGGTGCTGTGCATGATCGCTGCCGAGGAATTGGGACTGAAATTGGACGACGTGGTGATCAAGCGGGTCGATACCGCGTACACGCCCTGCGATCCGGGGAGCTACGGCAGTCGCGTAACAGTGCTGGCAGGCCAGGCCACGCAGATCGCTGCAGCCGAGGTAAAGAAGCAGTTACTCGACACTGCGGCAAAAACCTGGAGTGTAAAACCGGAAGAGATCCAGATACGCAACTCGATAGTATCGCTCAAGGGAAATCCGGATAAGAGCATGACATTCGAGAATCTCTCGAAGATTGCATCGTACTCGGGTTCCGGTGCAGTCATCATGGGCAAAGGTTATTCGAGCTACGGCCTCGAGCCGCTCGATTTCAAAACGGGTGCGGGTAATGGCGGCACCTCTTATAGTTTCACGGCGCAGGCAACGCGACTGGGGGTTGACCTGGAGACGGGCCACACGACAGTGACCGATTTCCTCATCGCACACGACTGCGGCAGACCCTTAAATCCTGTCGGAGCAGAGACGCAAAATGAAGGAGGTGCTGTGCAGGGGCTCGGTCAGGCCATCTACGAAGAGTTTATTATCGAAAACGGCAAGACCCAGAACCCGACATTTCTCGATTACAAGATGCCGCGGTCCATGGACGTCCCGGACATCAGAATAATCGACATTATCACGGATGATCCTGACGGCCCGTATGGTTCAAAAGAGGCTTCCGAAGGCTCGCACGTCAGTGCGCCGCCATCAGTGCTCAGTGCAATCCACGATGCGACCGGCATCTGGTTCAAGGAGCAGCCTGTAACACCGGAAAAGATAGTCAAGGCCCTCAAAGATGCAGGGAAGTGGATGAAATAA